A segment of the Crassostrea angulata isolate pt1a10 chromosome 10, ASM2561291v2, whole genome shotgun sequence genome:
CAGCAAAGCTCTCGTCTGCAGTAAATGATAAGAAGAAAGCTTCTCCGTGAAAGTCGCCATTTTTGAAAGACGTTCTAGGTTGTTCAGTCAGGTAATAGTTGTCGACAACTGCTGGGTAAGGAACCACGCTGAAGGGGAGTAACTACAATACAAAACGGTCAGCACAACAGGCAATCGGAACATCGCTCGGCCTTTTCCGTCAAGTCGAGAAAAAACGACTTGACGGAAAAGGCCGAGCGATGTTCCGATTGCACAACAGAgagatatatatgtttttttatatcaaacttATACTTTTGGGTTATGGTATATGCCATTCTCAGTAAAGCGGAAAAAACATAgatacaatatatattgaaatgggggattttatatcaacatttataaaatatcatagTACGACCGACTGCTGtttgtatatttttcatgtaaGATGTTATGTCTGCGTCAAGGATATAGGATTTCCCTGATCCATAttcatgtaagtacatgtacctataacACAGGGAGATACCCAACGAagttacatgtactaatacacggtacatgtactaatatacggtacatgtactaatatacggtacatgtactaatatacAATGTATGGTACATGTTTATGGACATTGCGAAGACCATGTAGGAGTTTAAATAACCCCTGATAAAATCATAAACCAGTGTTATACACTGCCAGCAAGTTTTAtcatagaaaaataaaacttcaattattacattttattgttattgaatatcaaaaattatatatcttgGTCAGTTAAAGAATTTTCTAAAtacagtagaaaaaaaatttaaatagataatTATTGGATAACCTAATCTGGAATTTTCCCAATATTATAAAGTTACTATTTCTTTTACAGACCACGGATCTGCCTAAATCAATTGACAATATAGACAAATGCATGATAGATTTAAACCGTCGTAATAGCTTTCCGAATATAGgaagaaaaaatggaaaattagCAATTACTTTTGACAAAATGGCCTCGATCGCTATAAGGTCCTGTACGCTGATCTGTCTTATGTCGGCAGCATTTAACGCTATTCTCAGAATAGTGGAGTTAATATTGGAGCCGGGATATTGGTTCGGCATTGCCATAGCCCAGTGCGCTAATGGCGAACCGCTCATAAGAAtggcatttttaaataaacctGAAACGAGCATTTACGATTTGatgaagtaaataaaaaaaaaaatttccgggCATGTTTGATTTACACATGTCTAATTTTATCtaataataattgaaataatcaagaattgaaaacttaaaaaaaataaaaaaaataaatcaatttaaaaatggtAATCCGAAgattttataaagtaaaaactTGAAACGTACCTTTTGTGAGAGGAGACACCAGGTGGAGCCCCGTGTCCCCCGCCCCAGCGCTATGACCCACAATAGTGATGCTACTGACGTCCCCGTTGAAGTACTGGATGTTGGAGTTGACCCACTTCATCGCTAGAACCTGGTCCAAGAGTCCATTGTTTCCCGGGAAGTTGTTCTCCACAGATGATAAAAATCCTATTAAAAACCTAAATcagtttttatttgatatatttacattttccagtgtctttgcctgtgataacactacgtatcgattttgtactatataactcataaaggCAAATTGAGGCgacagcggggtttgcttatttatatctaatatataatcgtacgatggtttaaaatcatataaatataagtaatgaggaatcattctttgaatattttgaggtgataatttcggtcggggcgtgatcaaatctactgcatttgatcacgccccgaccaaaattatcacctcataatactcaaagaatgattccttattccttatataatgcATTATTGCTTTATTCGTTTTGAAGGTGGTAAGGAACACCTGTCGATATTGAAATTCAAAACGTATTCCActgatttagaattttcaaattttgcaatatttgaccaaaatatatttttaaaaatatttgggatggtaaaaattataaaagcaccAGCAAGATTCGAACTCATGGCTAACAGATTTGTAGATAACACTCTAATCATTGCGTTACACTGTTAGGGTATCAGTTATcggaaagaaaatataatttctttattttattgtttatttctataggaagtacgtcacaatatggaagtGTCACATACAaccttaattatttaaaaaaaaaaattcccattttgttttaattgattttatcaatacCTAGCAAACCCAGTCTGTAGTTGAAATTGATCACAATAATTTGTCCATGGGCAGCTAATAAGTCACCGGGAAGCATCGCCCCCATTCCAGCTCTGTTAGATCCGCCATGGATGTAAAACATCACTGGGAACGTTATGTTCTTTTCTATGGACTAAAGACATACAACATgctatttattgtaaaataagccaatatttctttttaaatttctatagtAGGCTATAGTTTTGctcattgaaaatacatgtgcTGACGTCATATAACGTACCGttttattgtgacgtcatatttagACGCCATACTTTCAATAGTTTTTCAGTGTTACAGCTTCATGACTACGAGGtaagaaatatcaatttattgGGAGTTTAAAACGTGTTATTGTACTTTCTTACTACAAAGTCGTCCATTCACTTTCTTAAGTGAGCTAAAATGATTCCGATCGAACGCgccattaaaaatcataagcgCTCGTGTATATCACTTTGCTTAAAGTCGCTTGTTGTTCTTGTCCATCTGTTTGTAACTTTACAAGATAAAAATCGACAGGacatttgtttcaattttacaaTTAGCACGAACAAACATAATGGAGTATACCTTTGGCACAAAGATATTGAGATACAGACAATCCTCACTCTGGTCATTGATATCAAATTCTGGCATGTGCGCCTTGATGTAGATTGCGTTGATTTTGCCCTGCCAGCAGGCAGGTGGGAGTCGTGTCGTGTTCAGTACATCATTCCAAGAATCAGGTTTGATAGGtctctgaaaaaaataaataaataaataaacatgggTATATCCTCAAGAACTATGAAAGCAATTGCATAAAccctttaattttttgtttgagCGTTGTACCAACGGCAATTAATTAACTATGTACGTAATAATTATGTATGACTCTGGCTAACAAAAGGTGAACGATTTGATCAATTGATGGAAAGGACAGACAGAAGAAAAATAGGTACGAAAGTAAAGATCTGTATTCCTCGTTCTCCTGATTAGAAAGAGTTTATGTTATGTCTATTATATGTCCATGGTTTTAAAACGACTTTTAGTGATTAGTTCAGTAGAAAAAAAACTACGGTAGCTATGGcatttgaatttaattaatcatCATTCGAGTTTCATTGAATTATTCAAACTTCTGTATGATTTCAAGATTCTAGAACTTTTGTTGGTGATAAAAATTGTCcacaacaataaaaacaatgacTATTACGTAATTATCCTTTTTACATAAAATCATTGATAATTAACTAATCAAATGGCATATTCCGACCTAACAGTGAAAGCGATGACCAAAAACATCAGAATTGATAATAACCTCTGATTATTGTACATAGGTGTATAAGAATAGAATGCCACAATTCCGCTGATAATGAAATGGCATATAAAACTGCTGGGAAAATTCAGATAAAAcagttaaaagaaaaacaatccATACTGCAATATAAATGTCAGAGATCGAATTGTTCTGATAGATTACGGAATTACTTctcaactgattttttttttcaagcattAATTTGATGCCCATAGTAATCATCTTCTGCTTCACATCACTCTGTTCTGCATGTATGCATTCTATGCCAAAAACAATCCACTGATGGGGGGAAATCATCAACGAAATACTCGACCCTAGCGCTGTTCAAATTATTATGCACTCTGACCTGCATGCGAGAGCACGCCGGGCGCATCATCGCGCAACATGCATCCACTATACCTGAAATCGTTTTGCTCCTACTGGTGGGGACGCGAAGGGAATTCCTAGATATTCCTCCACCGGTGATCCGATAATCCGCTCACTGACGCGGCCACGGACTTTCCCAAAGACCGTCTCTCTCTCTGGAAATTCCGTCGATATGCAAAACGTTTTGAATACGAGGTATCCAAAATAGAAACAAAACGATCCAATAAGTTCAAGCCTCATTTTCATTACTGCTCTTGTTTTAAAAGCACTGTTTCCCAAAAGCAAAACAATAAGCTTATTGTCACTCGGTTGCACTGCGGTTCTGGGGGTGTTTAATAACGCTtggcaaaaaaatatatatatacagaaatCAGAAAACGCTGGCCTTCCTCAGTTTACGGAGTATAAGATATGGACAATCCTGACCCAAACGTTTGCTTAGGTTCACCGCATCAAATGAAAAGACGGAAAGCAAAACTAGAGATCCTGTTTTAAGTCATAGCACACTCAAGTAAACTACAGTTTATAAATGTAGACAAATACGGGGCCGAAGGATTTGTCTATTGTTCGCAGTATGTCTAATGGTATCTGCGAAAACCATTAACTTCCTCCAAAACCTCTACTTTAAATCCGATGGCTACATAATTAGAAAGacataaaaatcaaaagtaCCACATTGAAAACCAGTGGCTTGTGGATGGTGTTTAAAAGTGCTCGGACACTTAATCGCATTGAATGTACTGTTCCTATTACACCTTCACACTACTCTTGAAACGGGTACTCGAAGCATCATGGTTTCCCCGTATCTTACGCACACAAGTTGTGTACTTATGTAAAACAactgcaaatatatatattttggtttatttgatttattcagaCGATAAACTTTACATTTGATGGATGAATAAATGCATGCTGCGCATGGTTCTATAGATATCGCTATCAGGCGGTTGTTACTGTCACTTCCTGTGAACTTACACCAGATGGAATTTTACATGACACATCTTAAACATTCATGTAAATATCACCGACTGTACAATGTTAATGTCGTTTATTGCATCATAAGCAAAGAGAAAATTAAGGCtttgtacatttatatcatAGAAAAAAGATCTTTGTTGTTAGAAGATTCTCTTGCTCTTTCGTAGTTTATATCTATGACGACTTTCGAATTTTACGTGTTAAGTTTCCCTGAAATGACAATGTATTATAATAATCAACATGATATAGGCATAATATCGCATAACTGTAAATGTATAATAAGGGGCATAACTCCAACTCGAAATAGGAATTAATTTTAGATAAAGATTTTACTTTGTGGGTGGAGAGGGTGTTAATTAAATACTACATACAGAATACGGGGTGAAAATTTATGGGGAGGGGGTAAATTTGActcaaaaatattatgaaaataaaaacatgcttTGACTTACATCTTTCCTGTAAATTCTTcgcttattttttcatttcagaaCTAAACGAAATTTGGCCTGCTGTGGCAGATTCAATAAGAAGCTAAAAGGTAAGAAATTTACAACCCTTGTAGAAATGTTACCgccatttacatgtacctatttatATTGTAGTTCCTTCATATACATCAATTTAGTGCATACTGATAAAGTTTacttaatttattttgtgaaatagtcATACAAAgtgttgatgtacatgtacataacacaCGAAAAAGACGCGTTGTAAATGTATAGAAGtaattcaaatttgataaaaagatCGTTCATCAAATTAAACTATAAAATACTCACCTGCCCCTTATGGTTTTGAAAACCTATACTAGTTTTTACAATCAATATGTTGGTTTATGCATAATTAATGAAGAAAGGTTTCAAATTctgcatttgttatttttaactcgtttcaaaaccaaaatattgattatactTCTTGGTAAGTTCACGTAATACGTTAGcctttattttaaagtttgtttaaaatagtatttttaaatGTCTGTAGAACTTCTTTGAtgtaagaaatgaaattaatgtaAACGGATAAAATTCACGTTTACAATCTGGGCCtgagtttttgaataaaaacattgtttggttgaaaaaaaaaggtCTTAAAGCGTGTTTAATGAACTTCTCCTCTGACTTAATGATAAACGTCGTTTATACAAGACtcaaaaaaagtaaacttaTCAACTGGAGATTTAAATATGCTTCCGAAGTTAACAGACAGAAAACCCTGGCTTTCCAATAAGATAACCCCTTtggatagaaatataaaaaccTTGCGTTAGTTTGTCAATAACTTTTAAAGGGACAAGCGTTTCTTTATTCCTAGCAATGCATATCTCCCTCTACACTAAGAATTTTTTATATCATCGACCAACCGCGTTTGATTTTTCTCTCTTGAGCAGTTGTGATCGTTTGTGCCATTTAAATATGGCTGATTGgctataaaactatttttaaaatgctctAGCCTAGCGTCCTTGGTTACCGAGGATCCATGTACCGCACTTGTCAGTAATCGAGAAAATGTCAACATTGTGAAGAGGACATTGGATGATTGGGAAGTGATGTTGAAGAATGGCACACAAAAAGGATCATGAATCTAGTGTGAAAAGTGGATTTTCATAGAAATAGACATCTGATAAAAAATAACGAGAGAAGATGGATGAAGCGACAAAGAAGTTATTATCTGGACATGTTCGGATTGAGGATATTGACGAAATTCCAGCACGGACAGTCCGAGTTTTTCTAAATTCCGCAGGTGTAGGTAAGCTTTGGTTAGACAATGCTGAAAGAATGTCCAAAGTCAGAGTGCACGTGGGTATTTTCCTATATACATTACAAAGTACCCCGactatttaaaaatcatatatgaATGTTACAATAAATGTTGAATtatcatttctatttttaaggATTTGAGATGACTTATGGAAAATTAAATCTTCTTGGTGTTTAAAGCCACATTTACTGGATTATAGTTCATGTAATCAATTAATTAGCACATTATGTCTCCTCTCGTAGTATTTTAAAttacgtacatgctcttatgAACATATTTGAACTTTTCACAAAACCTCGAAATGCTTTGTGATAGCCGTGGAATAATACTTTCTTCAGATCGAGAGAACAATGGTCTCTTGACACGGGTGCGAGTATTCTATGGGAGCTGTGCTAATCTTTAAATCAATCTTCATACCGACCAAATTCGCACCAGGTGATTGTTGGTGTGATGTTTTTGCGTAAATATTGACATAAATACGATAGCTCTATTTGTTTTATACAGACAGCGTGACGGAGAGAAATTCCATAGTGGAAAAGGTTTACCCCCAACTCAGGGACCACTGCCGACAGAAGCATGGGGTGGAGTTCCAGGTAACACTGCTCCCCCTCCTTTGTATCCTCTTTCCAACTCTTGTGCAACGGCCTCGATTTTGtcaaactttcttttcaaaatcaaagttcgtcaaattcaaaaatatgtaattatatttcGTACACACAACATATatacaaattatcaaatttaatatattatcaaatttaatatCACCAGACGCATCAAAATATGCATGAATGACAAAGAATAGGACCTGTGCCCTTGATCCCGATTCCATTGTCTATATCGCCATTCTCACACTGTATGCTATTTCAAACATGTTTGTGTTCATTTGTAGCTGGTGGATTTAGACTGGGGAGCGGATCCTAATGGTGTAAACTTGGACCAGTCCTTTTATGACTTCCGGCTGCGAGAACTTCGAAGATGTCAAATACTTACCGCTGGTCCAAGTTTTTTGGTAAATACGAACTTTTCTATATATCAGTATTGCTCcgtttttataaatatcaaaacacgTGCAAATTGGTATTTAATTAGTACGCGTATTGTCTAATTATCAGCGTGATCTCCCATTGACTGATTAAGTATGGGATATTTAAAACGCGCCATTGTTATTCATTAATTAGCGATCGACCTGAATCTACCTTTTCTAGTGGAATAAAATAGCTTTATAATAAATGTGTAGCGTGAAAGTTAACAATGATTCCTGCGCTTAAAAAATAACTGTTTCCATCCATTTTCCCATCTTCTTTGTCAGAGCCAACATTTCCGTAGAATGTTTATGCTATCTGTGCGAATGTAATTGTGATAGGTGACAAACCCATCATAGCAAACAAGACAAGATTATTTATTCTGACAAATATTGCCGCTACTAGCGTAATGCATACGCCATATTACTCTCCATTGTCAATATGCTAGATCTGGCTAGTCTGCCTTTCTTTCCAATTATCTTTGCCGACAAACCTCTTTGTTTATTCTGCCCTAACATCGTGTACACGTTAAGTGCAATATAACTGGAACATAGGGTTAAGAATCCAGAGAACCTGTGTGTGAGGACCGGTCGGTCATGACATCAAACATAACGTTTaacacgagagagagagagagagagagagagagagagagagagagagagaaaaatatctgaaagaataaattatactagtatttgtttcttttaacaaaGGCATTCATAGGGCAGAAATACGGAAAGACATGTCTACAATCCTCGATACCGGCTGATGAGTTCGAGCTTTTAAGGATGTGGCTTCATAATCAGAAGAGCCGAGATACCAGAACAGCGCCCCTGTTGGACGAATGGTATACCAAGGACTACAACTCCATTCCACCTGTTTATTTTCGGATGAAAGCTgagcaaaaaataaaagagtTGTCCTCTGTACGTAAATCACTGGATGTCTGACAtaatgaattatcatttgagAAATTTGGTAAAATTGATAGAAATTCTGTGAATGTTTTCTATTGTAGAAGGAAAAGTCAGTGTTTAATGAGGGACTTGCAAAATGGCGAGAAACTGAGGGAGAAATAATGAGATTATTGCACAAAGCAGCGGAGGCCTGCTACCTCCAGGGGATCATTGACGAAGGAATTAAACAGAAATACGTGCTGTCAGGTAGAATCGGGCGACTTCCACATTAGTACCATTTGTCAATCAAAAACTGATGTTAAAACCAACGCTCAATTTTGGGAAACAATCGATTTTACCGACAAGCTACACATTGCTGTCAAACAGCgagtaaataaatgataacattCGACCCACCAGATGGaaagaaatgcatttttcaaaatcctaTTACCATTTGTTTCTCATGTCTGTTCGAATTATTTGTTTTCTATAACGACAGAAATCAATTTGGTTCCTGATCGTATATCAATTCTCATGTAACATGCAAATCCATTAATCCAGGTCCATTAATTCAATaccttttcaatttatttaacagCCATTGATAACCTTATGATCCTGGGAATCGATGAAATAGCATCACCAGAAAACCAATGTTTGATTGCGTTCCGGGAAATAGCTGATCTTAGAAATTACGTGAACGATCCTCTGGCGGAAAAGTTtgcagatatttttttcaacgaAAGAACGGACCAAAATGAAATAGACCCCGTTTCAActcatctcataaaaaccatGTCAGATCGAAGCCGAAAATTAGTTACAGACAAGAACACCACTTTTTACAGTGTTCTCTGGCGatatgatgacgtcatcagCCCAATACACCACAAAGAATATCTGTCAAAGTTATGCTCTGATTTATCGTCTGCTTTAAAACAATTGATTGACAAAGATGTTCCTAAAACTATATTTGATGAAAAAGATGAAGTTTTTGACGAGTGCCATCAGCATTGGCTACGATGTAAACACTTGTCAGCAGACTTCCATGGTCGTGATTCGGAGTATGCTAAAGTTGTCGAGTACATACAAGGGTCAACTGAAACGCCATTGGTCATTCACGGCGCTACAGGAGAAGGAAAAACGGCTCTAC
Coding sequences within it:
- the LOC128167100 gene encoding neuroligin-4, X-linked-like — translated: MKMRLELIGSFCFYFGYLVFKTFCISTEFPERETVFGKVRGRVSERIIGSPVEEYLGIPFASPPVGAKRFQRPIKPDSWNDVLNTTRLPPACWQGKINAIYIKAHMPEFDINDQSEDCLYLNIFVPKSIEKNITFPVMFYIHGGSNRAGMGAMLPGDLLAAHGQIIVINFNYRLGLLGFLSSVENNFPGNNGLLDQVLAMKWVNSNIQYFNGDVSSITIVGHSAGAGDTGLHLVSPLTKGLFKNAILMSGSPLAHWAMAMPNQYPGSNINSTILRIALNAADIRQISVQDLIAIEAILSKLLPFSVVPYPAVVDNYYLTEQPRTSFKNGDFHGEAFFLSFTADESFADLGLFKDASFPGFLVRYEPFYPKICNFLDVLTEAYSDVNPSGKRLIEAEADMLFYAGMMELADLLSDSEAKPEVTVLEYDIIMPYLNNPKWQGVNHGQDIFYLFGVPLLGKPDVNFTSSDVEASKAEMTLYSNFVKSGLFTSDGKTRVGSLYNKDSKKYNRMSLQGNIVSIEQLQNFRASKMNFWNNVVPNTNFTCNAYSSAAPGRYFDMSLFFLTPCELVLFFYVNKYL